The Thalassotalea psychrophila genome window below encodes:
- a CDS encoding homocysteine S-methyltransferase family protein: protein MHKYRENLPQLAGSLFLTDGGMETTLIFHNGIELPEFASFDLLKNEHGRNIIKQYFKPYIDIAKQYQVGFILESVTWRANKDWAKKLGYDKASVKEVNIKAIQLLENIQAEYDSSETEMVISGCIGPGDDGYNPQSFMSVEQAQAYHHDQIETFSETSCDMVTALTMTYCEEAIGITLAAKALCMPVVISFTLETNGCLPTGESLKAAIEKVDQASQEYPAYYMINCAHPSHFENIFEFNEPWIKRVRGLRANASCLSHAELDEAQELDAGNPDELGAQYKVLRNKLANLNVLGGCCGTDHRHIEAIIKATY from the coding sequence ATGCATAAATACAGAGAGAACCTACCTCAACTAGCTGGCTCATTATTTCTTACTGATGGCGGAATGGAAACGACACTAATTTTCCATAATGGCATTGAACTCCCTGAGTTTGCATCTTTTGATTTACTCAAAAATGAACATGGTAGAAATATAATTAAGCAATACTTTAAACCCTATATTGATATTGCCAAGCAATATCAAGTAGGATTTATATTAGAAAGTGTTACTTGGCGAGCAAATAAAGATTGGGCAAAAAAGCTCGGATACGACAAAGCTTCTGTTAAAGAGGTGAATATTAAAGCCATTCAATTACTTGAAAATATTCAAGCCGAATATGACAGCAGCGAGACAGAAATGGTCATTAGCGGATGTATTGGACCAGGTGATGATGGTTATAACCCACAGTCTTTTATGAGTGTTGAACAAGCTCAAGCCTATCATCATGATCAAATCGAAACTTTTAGTGAAACAAGTTGTGACATGGTTACCGCGTTAACTATGACCTATTGCGAAGAAGCAATTGGAATCACTTTAGCGGCCAAGGCACTATGTATGCCCGTGGTTATCTCTTTTACGCTTGAAACTAATGGATGTTTACCAACTGGTGAAAGCTTAAAAGCTGCGATTGAAAAGGTTGATCAAGCTAGCCAAGAATACCCCGCTTATTACATGATTAACTGCGCGCATCCTAGTCATTTTGAAAACATTTTTGAATTTAACGAGCCTTGGATTAAAAGAGTGCGCGGGCTTAGGGCAAACGCTTCTTGTTTAAGTCATGCTGAGCTTGATGAAGCACAAGAGTTAGATGCTGGAAACCCTGACGAATTAGGTGCTCAATATAAAGTATTACGAAATAAACTAGCCAATTTAAATGTATTGGGAGGGTGTTGTGGTACAGATCACCGCCATATTGAAGCAATAATCAAAGCCACTTATTGA
- the queE gene encoding 7-carboxy-7-deazaguanine synthase QueE gives MSHYKINELFETLQGEGSFTGQPSIFLRLQGCPVGCSWCDTKHTWEINLDSEVASDVVLNKKAETDEWVDLSPEDMLRIFQSKGFRAKHIVITGGEPCMVDLKPLCELFEQHGFSCQIETSGTFEILVSDDCWVTVSPKVNMRGGYDILSSAMQRANEIKHPIATEQHVDDLKALLKEHDIKSTPIYLQPISQKERATKLAIDTCIENNWRLSVQVHKYIGIE, from the coding sequence ATGAGTCACTATAAAATTAACGAATTATTTGAAACTCTCCAGGGTGAAGGTTCATTTACAGGCCAACCATCAATTTTTTTACGCCTGCAAGGGTGCCCTGTAGGGTGTAGCTGGTGCGACACTAAACACACTTGGGAAATAAATTTAGACAGTGAAGTTGCAAGCGATGTGGTGCTTAATAAAAAAGCCGAAACTGATGAGTGGGTAGATTTAAGCCCTGAAGACATGCTTAGAATATTTCAAAGCAAAGGGTTTAGAGCCAAACACATTGTTATTACTGGTGGTGAGCCTTGTATGGTTGATCTAAAGCCACTTTGTGAACTGTTTGAACAACATGGCTTTTCTTGTCAGATCGAAACATCAGGTACCTTTGAAATATTAGTCTCCGATGATTGCTGGGTCACAGTCTCACCAAAAGTAAATATGCGTGGAGGCTATGATATTTTATCATCTGCTATGCAACGAGCTAATGAAATAAAACATCCAATAGCAACCGAGCAACATGTTGATGATTTAAAAGCATTACTAAAAGAGCATGATATAAAATCTACACCTATTTATTTACAGCCTATTAGTCAAAAAGAGCGAGCAACTAAACTTGCAATAGATACCTGTATTGAAAATAACTGGCGCTTGTCGGTTCAAGTTCATAAATACATAGGTATCGAATAG
- the queC gene encoding 7-cyano-7-deazaguanine synthase QueC gives MTEKVSENKVVVIYSGGMDSFTVLNRAIKDGKQVYALSFDYGQKHIKELEFAANVCKELNISHKIIDISAINQLLGGSSLTDDIDIPEGHYEEESMKSTVVPNRNMILLSMAVGYAVSVEAAQVYYGAHSGDHAIYPDCRPEFVMKMNDVCQIANYQPVEIFSPYLTQTKIDILADGLTMGLDYGKSWTCYNGREKACGKCGACQERLEAFDLNQVVDPLDYE, from the coding sequence ATGACTGAAAAAGTGTCAGAAAATAAAGTAGTAGTGATCTATTCCGGAGGAATGGATTCATTCACAGTATTAAACCGTGCAATTAAAGATGGTAAACAAGTTTATGCACTTTCCTTTGATTATGGGCAAAAACACATAAAAGAACTAGAGTTTGCTGCTAACGTGTGTAAAGAACTCAACATATCGCATAAAATTATTGATATCAGTGCAATTAATCAGTTACTTGGTGGTTCATCTTTAACTGACGATATTGATATTCCAGAAGGTCATTACGAAGAAGAAAGTATGAAGTCTACGGTTGTACCAAATCGTAATATGATCTTACTGTCTATGGCTGTAGGTTATGCAGTGTCAGTAGAAGCTGCTCAGGTATACTATGGAGCTCATTCGGGCGACCATGCAATTTACCCTGATTGTCGTCCAGAGTTCGTGATGAAAATGAACGATGTTTGCCAAATAGCCAACTATCAACCTGTTGAAATATTTAGTCCTTATTTGACTCAAACTAAAATTGATATCTTAGCTGACGGATTAACAATGGGATTAGATTATGGTAAGTCTTGGACGTGTTATAACGGCAGAGAAAAAGCTTGTGGTAAATGTGGGGCGTGCCAAGAACGACTTGAAGCATTTGACCTTAACCAGGTTGTTGATCCATTAGATTACGAATAA
- a CDS encoding PEP-CTERM sorting domain-containing protein, with protein MKYLIKFSVVLFAAIVISTNAFATLITTESGYDGPTLDLSAYQNGSYNFTFGPEALPGGITFTAAPGGGGNTGGGSVIGQGSYGLAANGAFGGDAVYIGLNSSTGYADLTFDAEISFFGAFFNYAPGYGAPVISALDDGGGIIESWDLSIFAPISTPGGFNEFEFRGIDLGDNTFKTFRLGGSYILMAATGDGNPDGGDGGNDDTSSIPEPSTLVIFSLGLIGVILRRRNKH; from the coding sequence ATGAAGTATTTAATTAAATTTTCAGTGGTATTATTTGCTGCAATAGTTATTAGCACAAATGCGTTCGCAACTCTGATAACTACAGAATCAGGTTATGATGGTCCTACTCTTGATTTATCAGCATACCAAAATGGCTCCTACAATTTCACTTTTGGTCCAGAAGCTTTACCCGGTGGAATAACTTTTACAGCAGCACCTGGTGGTGGTGGTAACACTGGAGGAGGGTCAGTAATTGGTCAAGGTTCATATGGGTTAGCTGCTAATGGTGCTTTCGGTGGAGATGCTGTATATATAGGTCTTAATTCAAGTACGGGCTACGCAGATCTCACATTTGATGCTGAAATATCTTTCTTTGGTGCTTTTTTTAACTACGCTCCGGGTTATGGCGCCCCAGTCATTTCAGCACTAGATGACGGTGGTGGTATAATTGAAAGTTGGGATTTATCAATTTTTGCACCAATATCAACACCGGGAGGATTTAACGAATTTGAATTCAGAGGCATTGATTTAGGTGACAATACTTTTAAAACCTTCAGGTTAGGTGGTAGTTATATTTTAATGGCGGCAACAGGCGATGGTAACCCTGATGGTGGTGACGGTGGTAATGACGATACTTCTAGTATTCCAGAACCCTCTACTCTTGTAATATTTAGTCTTGGATTGATTGGAGTAATACTTAGAAGACGAAATAAACATTAA
- the uvrB gene encoding excinuclease ABC subunit UvrB — MSKEFQIVSDYTPSGDQPTAIAKLMDGLDSGLAHQTLLGVTGSGKTFTVANVIAKQQRPTMILAPNKTLAAQLYGEMKEFFPHNAVEYFVSYYDYYQPEAYVPTTDTFIEKDASINEHIEQMRLSATKALLERRDVVIIASVSAIYGLGDPDSYLKMMLHLRQGDIINQRDILRRLAELQYKRNDVAFQRATYRVRGDVIDIFPAESDRLAIRIELFDEEVERISQFDPLTGQVESVLPRITIYPKTHYATPREKILAAVDKIKVELKERATQLKDNNRLVEEQRIVQRTQFDIEMMTELGYCSGIENYSRYLSGREPGDAPPTLFDYLPDDGLLILDESHVTVPQIGAMYKGDRSRKQNLVEYGFRLPSALDNRPMKFDEFTSISPQTIYVSATPSDYEIDKSSGEIAEQVVRPTGLLDPEIEVRPVETQVDDLLSEIKIRVAKNERVLATTLTKRMAEDLSEYLIEHGVATRYLHSDVDTVERMEIIRDLRLGVFDVLIGINLLREGLDLPEVSLVAILDADKEGFLRSERSLIQTIGRAARHLEGKAILYAARITKSMKKAIDETERRREKQHNYNIDNGITPKGLVKKIQDVMGVGSGLKEGNLKVASPKAEQHILTTTEIDKKVASLENEMFDHARNLEFEKAAACRDEISKLRNLQLKT, encoded by the coding sequence ATGAGTAAAGAATTTCAAATCGTCTCTGATTATACCCCAAGTGGCGATCAACCTACTGCTATAGCTAAGTTAATGGATGGTTTGGACTCTGGTTTAGCGCATCAAACACTCTTGGGTGTTACTGGCTCAGGTAAGACCTTTACCGTTGCAAATGTTATTGCCAAACAACAGCGCCCAACGATGATATTAGCACCGAATAAAACGCTCGCAGCTCAGCTTTATGGGGAAATGAAGGAATTCTTCCCTCATAATGCGGTTGAGTACTTTGTTTCATATTATGATTATTACCAACCTGAAGCCTATGTGCCGACGACCGATACATTTATTGAAAAAGATGCATCTATCAATGAGCATATTGAACAAATGCGTTTATCGGCAACTAAAGCACTATTGGAACGTCGAGATGTCGTGATTATTGCATCTGTATCGGCAATATATGGTTTAGGAGATCCGGATTCTTATTTGAAAATGATGTTGCACCTTAGACAGGGCGATATAATTAATCAACGCGACATTTTAAGACGTTTGGCTGAATTACAATACAAACGTAATGATGTTGCGTTTCAACGTGCGACATATCGCGTTAGAGGCGATGTAATTGATATATTTCCAGCTGAATCGGATAGACTTGCTATTCGTATAGAGTTATTTGATGAAGAAGTAGAGCGTATTAGTCAATTTGATCCGCTTACTGGACAAGTCGAGAGTGTTTTACCACGTATTACTATTTATCCAAAAACTCACTATGCGACACCACGAGAAAAAATACTTGCGGCCGTGGATAAAATTAAAGTTGAATTGAAAGAGCGAGCAACGCAACTAAAAGACAACAATCGTCTTGTTGAAGAGCAACGTATTGTACAGCGCACTCAGTTTGATATTGAGATGATGACTGAACTAGGGTATTGCTCGGGGATTGAAAATTATTCTCGTTATTTGTCTGGTCGTGAACCTGGTGATGCGCCACCAACTTTATTCGATTATTTACCGGATGATGGTTTGCTTATTTTAGATGAGTCACATGTTACTGTGCCGCAAATAGGCGCAATGTATAAAGGCGACCGATCACGTAAACAAAATTTGGTTGAATACGGCTTTCGATTACCTTCTGCACTTGATAATAGACCAATGAAGTTTGATGAGTTCACCTCTATTTCACCACAAACAATTTACGTGTCAGCAACGCCAAGTGATTATGAAATTGATAAATCTTCGGGTGAAATTGCCGAGCAAGTTGTAAGGCCAACAGGCTTATTAGATCCCGAAATTGAAGTTCGCCCTGTAGAAACCCAAGTAGATGACTTACTGTCTGAAATTAAAATAAGGGTGGCTAAAAATGAGAGAGTTTTAGCGACTACATTAACAAAAAGAATGGCAGAAGATTTAAGTGAGTATCTAATCGAACATGGCGTCGCTACGCGTTATTTGCATTCAGATGTAGATACTGTTGAACGCATGGAAATTATTCGTGACTTAAGGTTAGGTGTATTCGATGTATTGATCGGTATTAACTTATTGCGCGAAGGTTTAGATTTACCTGAAGTGTCTTTAGTAGCTATTTTAGATGCTGATAAAGAAGGTTTCTTACGTTCAGAGCGGTCGTTAATTCAAACCATTGGTCGCGCTGCCCGTCATTTAGAAGGCAAGGCGATTTTATATGCTGCCAGAATTACTAAATCGATGAAAAAAGCGATTGATGAAACGGAACGACGACGTGAAAAACAACACAACTATAACATTGATAATGGCATTACACCAAAAGGGCTAGTTAAGAAAATACAAGATGTTATGGGTGTTGGCAGTGGATTAAAAGAAGGAAATTTAAAGGTTGCTTCACCTAAGGCAGAGCAACATATTTTAACTACTACAGAAATAGATAAAAAAGTTGCTAGCCTTGAAAATGAAATGTTTGATCATGCACGCAATTTAGAGTTTGAAAAAGCGGCTGCATGTAGAGATGAAATATCTAAACTACGAAATTTACAACTAAAAACATAA
- a CDS encoding MATE family efflux transporter has product MTKKNKRTNQDLLNGPVNSTLKNMTIPMIFGMVLLMTFNLVDTFFVSLLGTQPLAAISFTFPITFTVISLAIGLGIGTSAVIAKTLGKGNTEDARNAATVALLITSIIVIILSLLGYVFSDQIFTLLGAKPHLLPLIHDYMDLWFLGSVGLIGPMIGNAVLRASGDTHTPSIVMGSAGLINAVLDPVFIFGFGPIPAMGIQGAALATVISWGFGLAFITYVLAFQRKLIHLTLPEWSVIKKSARQILQIGLPAAGANMLTPIAAAIMTAIVAGYGESAVAAFGVGSRIESIACLVVLAMSMTLPPFISQNFGAGNIERVEQAYNVSAKFVIMWQIAIYAVLIVISPLITSAFAKEQSVADIITLFMWILPLGYGLQGIVILTNSSFNALHKPMVALMLSIVRLFVFYVPLAYVGSLFFGLTGLFVGALLGNMFMAIVSYYLFNKQFKNPETLKPAEV; this is encoded by the coding sequence ATGACAAAGAAAAATAAACGGACAAATCAAGATTTATTGAATGGTCCTGTTAATAGCACATTAAAAAATATGACCATTCCAATGATCTTTGGCATGGTATTATTAATGACATTTAACTTAGTCGATACCTTTTTTGTCAGTTTGCTAGGTACTCAACCTTTAGCAGCAATAAGCTTTACTTTCCCCATAACTTTTACCGTGATCAGCTTAGCAATAGGTTTAGGAATTGGTACGTCTGCGGTGATAGCAAAAACCTTAGGTAAAGGAAATACCGAAGATGCACGTAATGCTGCGACGGTTGCGCTATTGATAACATCAATCATCGTGATAATTTTATCTTTGCTGGGGTACGTATTTTCCGACCAAATATTTACTTTATTGGGCGCTAAACCTCATTTATTACCACTTATTCATGATTATATGGATTTATGGTTTTTAGGAAGTGTTGGTTTAATTGGCCCAATGATTGGTAATGCGGTATTAAGAGCTTCTGGTGATACTCATACGCCTAGTATAGTGATGGGTAGTGCAGGTTTAATCAATGCGGTATTAGATCCTGTATTCATTTTTGGTTTTGGACCAATACCTGCAATGGGTATTCAAGGAGCTGCATTAGCTACGGTTATTTCTTGGGGTTTTGGTTTAGCGTTTATTACTTATGTACTAGCATTTCAGCGTAAGCTCATTCATTTAACATTACCAGAATGGTCTGTTATAAAGAAATCTGCAAGGCAGATACTGCAAATTGGTTTGCCAGCTGCTGGGGCTAATATGTTAACACCTATAGCTGCAGCTATAATGACTGCTATTGTAGCTGGCTATGGCGAATCGGCCGTGGCAGCATTTGGTGTGGGATCTCGAATTGAATCGATTGCGTGTTTAGTAGTACTTGCTATGTCGATGACTTTACCACCATTTATTAGCCAGAACTTTGGTGCTGGTAATATAGAGCGGGTTGAGCAAGCTTATAATGTTTCAGCTAAATTTGTCATAATGTGGCAAATTGCAATTTATGCAGTGCTTATTGTCATTTCTCCTCTTATCACTTCTGCCTTTGCAAAAGAGCAAAGCGTGGCTGATATTATCACCTTATTTATGTGGATTTTACCGCTAGGCTACGGTTTACAAGGAATTGTTATTTTAACTAATTCTTCTTTTAATGCTCTGCATAAACCTATGGTTGCGTTGATGTTGAGTATTGTTCGTTTATTCGTGTTTTATGTTCCATTGGCATATGTGGGGAGTTTATTCTTTGGTTTAACCGGTTTGTTTGTTGGCGCGTTATTGGGAAATATGTTTATGGCTATAGTGTCTTATTACTTATTTAACAAACAGTTTAAAAATCCAGAAACCTTAAAACCTGCGGAAGTATAA
- a CDS encoding DUF4242 domain-containing protein — MPKYIIEREIPDVGQLSCDEFTAISQKSCSVIGEIGTSIQWLESYVTDNKIYCVYIAPNEDVVMEHANKGGFPANSIQQVRRIIDPTTAE, encoded by the coding sequence ATGCCCAAATATATCATTGAAAGAGAAATTCCTGATGTTGGTCAATTATCTTGTGATGAATTTACCGCTATTTCACAAAAATCCTGTTCGGTGATAGGTGAAATAGGTACTAGTATTCAATGGCTAGAGAGTTATGTTACCGACAACAAAATATATTGTGTATATATAGCACCAAATGAAGACGTAGTTATGGAACACGCTAATAAAGGTGGCTTTCCAGCTAATAGTATTCAACAGGTGCGTAGGATAATTGACCCTACTACTGCGGAATAA
- a CDS encoding DUF1653 domain-containing protein has product MSIPTGKYQHFKGNFYQVLHVAKHSETEEEFVVYQPLYGDRNIWIRPLSMFNETIERDGKTLLRFAKVAD; this is encoded by the coding sequence ATGAGTATACCCACAGGAAAATATCAACATTTTAAAGGCAATTTCTATCAAGTTTTGCATGTTGCTAAGCATAGTGAAACTGAAGAAGAATTTGTTGTTTACCAACCACTTTATGGCGACAGAAATATTTGGATAAGACCCCTTTCAATGTTTAATGAAACCATAGAAAGGGATGGTAAAACGTTATTAAGGTTTGCAAAAGTAGCTGATTAG
- a CDS encoding NAD(P)H-quinone oxidoreductase encodes MKFIDVNEQQELVFNQTLTPIIADDECLLKVHGCGVNRADLLQRAGKYPPPPGESPILGLEVCGEITKLGSGVGSFNIGDKVLGLVGGGGYSEFVKIKASHMIPLPEHLSFAQGAAIAEVYLTAFQSLFSIANLQPKQQVLIHAGASGVGTAAIQLCKAINAQVTVTVSSEKKANACKALGADNIINYTEEDFVAWKKQNLKSGFDVILDVVGGDYLSRNIDVAALDSKIVMLAMLGGRFCEKVDVAKMLLKRVNIHASTLRSRSDSYKSKLVEDFSDKFSLALSKGLIKPVIEQEFDWSEADQAHNLMSQNKNIGKYILTINH; translated from the coding sequence GTGAAGTTTATAGATGTAAATGAACAACAAGAGCTAGTATTTAACCAAACACTAACACCAATTATTGCTGATGATGAATGTCTGTTAAAGGTACATGGGTGTGGTGTTAATCGTGCTGATTTATTACAACGAGCGGGGAAGTATCCACCTCCGCCCGGTGAATCGCCAATATTGGGGCTAGAAGTTTGTGGTGAAATTACCAAACTAGGCAGTGGGGTAGGTAGTTTTAACATTGGCGATAAAGTTTTAGGGCTTGTAGGAGGAGGTGGTTATAGCGAGTTTGTGAAAATTAAAGCATCACATATGATACCTCTGCCAGAACATCTTAGCTTTGCCCAGGGCGCGGCTATTGCTGAGGTTTATTTAACTGCATTTCAAAGTTTATTCTCAATTGCGAATTTACAACCTAAACAGCAAGTTCTTATTCATGCTGGCGCAAGTGGCGTTGGAACAGCTGCAATCCAACTATGTAAAGCAATAAACGCTCAAGTTACTGTTACGGTTAGCTCTGAAAAGAAAGCCAATGCTTGTAAAGCTTTAGGCGCAGATAACATTATTAACTATACCGAAGAGGATTTTGTTGCCTGGAAAAAACAAAATTTGAAATCAGGGTTTGATGTCATTTTAGATGTAGTTGGCGGTGATTATTTATCAAGAAATATTGATGTTGCAGCTTTAGATTCTAAAATTGTGATGTTAGCAATGCTTGGAGGACGCTTTTGTGAGAAAGTTGATGTCGCAAAAATGCTACTTAAACGAGTAAATATTCATGCATCTACGTTAAGAAGTCGATCTGATAGCTACAAAAGTAAGCTTGTCGAAGACTTTAGTGATAAGTTTTCTCTAGCTCTATCTAAAGGTCTTATTAAGCCTGTAATTGAACAAGAATTTGACTGGAGTGAAGCCGACCAAGCTCACAATTTAATGAGTCAAAATAAAAATATTGGCAAATATATCCTAACAATTAACCACTAA
- a CDS encoding acylphosphatase, which yields MKVCYIAKVTGVVQGVYFRASAQNIAIDYSLSGYAHNLEDGSVEVMVCGDEDNVQHMLDWLHQGPEEAQVEDVSVDQTHPRDINHFSIG from the coding sequence ATGAAGGTTTGTTATATAGCGAAAGTAACTGGTGTCGTACAGGGTGTGTATTTTAGAGCCAGTGCCCAAAATATTGCCATAGACTATTCATTAAGTGGCTATGCACATAATCTTGAAGATGGTAGTGTAGAGGTTATGGTGTGTGGTGATGAAGATAATGTTCAACATATGCTCGACTGGTTGCATCAAGGGCCTGAAGAAGCACAGGTTGAAGACGTTAGCGTTGATCAAACACATCCTCGAGATATTAATCATTTTTCTATTGGTTAA
- a CDS encoding class I SAM-dependent methyltransferase, protein MSARIMLNPAREKSLLRRHPWIFSKAVNKIIGKPLPGETVDIFDSKGNWLAKGAYSPESQIRVRVWTFNQDENIDDEFFRTRFINAATLREKPITDGGLNGFRLIAGESDNLPGLTIDVYDNILSCQLLSAGADFHRHSIFRVLEELYPEHAIYERSDVDVRKKEGLELTKGWITKPLESTECIIEEHGIKIKVDVDKGHKTGFYLDQRDSRLAAGRYAKDKTILNCFSYTGTFSLHCAQAGAKEVINVDVSQTALDLGKENLELNNLQEKNVKFVKQDVFKLLRQYREQGKKFDMIILDPPKFADSKAQLKGACRGYKDINMLAMQLLNKNGLLLTFSCSGLMDSGLFQKIVADAALDAKREGRIIERLHQAADHPISLNYPEGYYLKGLVCQMD, encoded by the coding sequence ATGTCTGCACGAATAATGTTAAATCCTGCGCGAGAAAAATCACTTTTACGTCGCCATCCTTGGATTTTTTCCAAAGCGGTCAATAAAATCATCGGAAAACCTCTACCGGGAGAAACTGTAGATATTTTTGACAGTAAAGGAAATTGGCTTGCCAAAGGCGCATATTCGCCAGAATCTCAAATTAGAGTTCGAGTGTGGACGTTTAATCAAGATGAAAACATCGATGATGAGTTTTTTAGGACTCGTTTTATCAATGCTGCTACATTACGAGAAAAACCTATCACCGATGGCGGTTTAAATGGTTTCCGTTTAATTGCTGGCGAATCAGACAATCTCCCTGGCCTAACAATTGATGTCTATGACAACATATTAAGTTGTCAGCTGTTAAGTGCAGGAGCAGATTTTCATCGTCATAGTATCTTTAGAGTATTAGAAGAACTATACCCAGAACATGCGATCTATGAACGATCAGATGTTGATGTACGTAAGAAGGAAGGTCTAGAATTAACTAAGGGTTGGATCACAAAACCATTAGAATCTACTGAATGCATTATTGAAGAGCACGGCATTAAAATCAAAGTCGATGTCGACAAAGGCCACAAAACAGGCTTTTATCTTGACCAACGAGACTCTCGTTTAGCTGCTGGAAGGTATGCTAAAGATAAAACAATTTTAAACTGCTTTTCATACACAGGTACATTTTCATTGCATTGTGCTCAAGCAGGCGCAAAAGAAGTCATCAATGTTGACGTATCACAAACAGCATTAGATCTTGGCAAGGAAAATCTTGAATTAAACAATTTACAAGAAAAAAACGTAAAGTTTGTCAAGCAAGACGTATTTAAATTACTGCGCCAATATCGTGAGCAAGGTAAAAAGTTTGATATGATCATTCTTGATCCTCCAAAGTTCGCAGATTCAAAAGCTCAGCTTAAAGGTGCATGTCGAGGTTATAAAGACATCAATATGTTAGCGATGCAACTATTGAATAAGAATGGCTTATTATTAACATTCTCTTGTTCTGGCTTAATGGATTCAGGCTTATTTCAAAAAATTGTTGCAGATGCGGCATTAGATGCAAAACGCGAAGGGAGAATTATTGAACGATTACATCAGGCAGCAGACCACCCTATTTCGCTAAATTACCCAGAAGGTTACTACCTTAAAGGCTTAGTCTGCCAAATGGATTAA
- a CDS encoding PilZ domain-containing protein → MHKFDQDFDESRSMFRTMVNQQITITLLDEETNIDVMVNCRDISTTGIALEIEHPVEVGTIIKFHHECDEQLSAPLTDCKGRVLRCEQESNDLFLLAIEIVDNE, encoded by the coding sequence ATGCACAAGTTTGATCAAGATTTTGATGAAAGTCGCTCAATGTTTAGAACTATGGTTAATCAGCAAATCACCATTACTTTGCTTGATGAAGAGACCAATATTGATGTTATGGTTAATTGTCGTGACATCAGTACAACAGGAATAGCCCTAGAAATAGAGCACCCTGTAGAGGTCGGCACGATAATTAAGTTTCATCATGAATGTGATGAACAACTATCTGCGCCTTTGACTGATTGCAAAGGCAGAGTGTTACGCTGTGAACAAGAAAGTAACGATTTGTTTTTATTAGCTATTGAAATTGTAGATAACGAATAA